In Pelotomaculum isophthalicicum JI, the sequence CGCTTGTGCAGCCAGGATTGAGAAAAAACTCAGCAGACAGAACGGAATTATCAAAGCCGCTGTTAATCTCGCGACGGAAAAAGCATCAGTGGAGTATGACCCGGCAGAAATAAAAGTTTCAGATATGATTAAAGCAGTGCAGTCTTTAGGTTATGACGCTGAGAAAGCAGAGGATGCGGCAAGGGACCGGGAAAAAGAGCTCAGGGAAAAAGAAATACGAACCCTTCAGATTATCCTGGTCATCTCCATTTTGTTGAGTTCTCCTTTGTTGTTGGCGATGGTATTGATGATCGCCCACCTTGAGACTGCCTGGCTGGCCATACTGCATAACCAGTATTTTCAGTTGGCCATTGCCACACCCATTCAGTTCATCGTCGGATTCAGGTTCTATAAATACGCGTTTTATGCTTTGAGAGCCAAGAGCGCCAATATGGATGTACTGATTTCCATGGGTACGTCAGCGGCGTATTTCTATAGTCTGTACAATGTTTTCTTCCAGACTGCGCCGGAAGGCATGATGAAAGACCTGTACTTTGAAGCGTCGGCAATACTTATCACCCTGATTTTCTTGGGAAAATACCTGGAGGCTGTGGCAAAAGGAAAAACCTCCGAGGCGATCAAGAAGCTGATGGGCTTGCAGGCTAAAACCGCGAGGATAATCCGTGACAGTGTGGAGCAAGATATTCCGATCGAAGAAGTTGAAATAGGAGATATCGTTATTGTCAGACCCGGTGAGAAAGTCCCTGTTGACGGAAAGATTACCGAAGGAAATTCGTCCATTGACGAATCCATGCTTACCGGAGAGAGTCTGCCGGTCGAGAAAAAAACAGGAGACTTGGTGATCGGCGCCACTATAAATAAATATGGAACATTCAAGTTTGAAGCGACAAAAGTAGGCAAGGATACGGCACTTTCACAGATTATCAAAATGGTGGAAGACGCTCAAGGTTCAAAGGCCCCGATACAAAAAATCGCCGATCAGGTTTCAGGCGTTTTTGTACCGGTTGTTGCGGGGATTGCCGTCCTGACATTTGCGATCTGGTACTTTGGCAGCGGTGACCTGACCAAGGCAATTATCAGCGCGGTTGCCGTGTTGGTGATTGCCTGTCCTTGCGCGTTGGGACTTGCCACCCCCACAGCCATCATGGTGGGCACAGGCAAAGGCGCTGAAAACGGCATACTCATCAAAGGCGGAGAACACCTGGAAACGGCTTATAAGCTGAACGTTGTCGTAATGGACAAGACAGGCACCATTACCAAGGGACAGCCGGAAGTTACAGATATTATCGCGTTGGGACAGTTAAATAAAAATGAACTGTTGAAAATGGCGGCCATAATAGAAAAAAGGTCCGAACACCCGATCGGAGTAGCTATTTTCGAAGAAGGCAAAAAGATGTTCGGCAACATACCAAACCCCGATAAGTTTGAGGCTATCCCAGGCAGAGGCGTTATGGCTGAGGTTGAAGGAAACATATTCCATATTGGAACCCGAAAACTGATGAACGAAAAAGGTATTGACCTGGGGAACGTTGAGCCTACCATTGCAAAACTTGAGGATGAAGGTAAAACCGCCATGCTCATGTCAAAAAACAATGCCGTACAAGCTGTTATCGCCGTCGCAGACACCTTAAAAGAAAACTCGAAAGAGGCCATTGAGGATTTGCAGCGGATGGGTATTGAA encodes:
- a CDS encoding heavy metal translocating P-type ATPase, which translates into the protein MLKKESFKIAGMSCAACAARIEKNFKNLEGVNQANVNFAVEKATVEYDDKLVDPQKFEILAEKLGYEVIREKAAEESKVDLVLKGMTCAACAARIEKKLSRQNGIIKAAVNLATEKASVEYDPAEIKVSDMIKAVQSLGYDAEKAEDAARDREKELREKEIRTLQIILVISILLSSPLLLAMVLMIAHLETAWLAILHNQYFQLAIATPIQFIVGFRFYKYAFYALRAKSANMDVLISMGTSAAYFYSLYNVFFQTAPEGMMKDLYFEASAILITLIFLGKYLEAVAKGKTSEAIKKLMGLQAKTARIIRDSVEQDIPIEEVEIGDIVIVRPGEKVPVDGKITEGNSSIDESMLTGESLPVEKKTGDLVIGATINKYGTFKFEATKVGKDTALSQIIKMVEDAQGSKAPIQKIADQVSGVFVPVVAGIAVLTFAIWYFGSGDLTKAIISAVAVLVIACPCALGLATPTAIMVGTGKGAENGILIKGGEHLETAYKLNVVVMDKTGTITKGQPEVTDIIALGQLNKNELLKMAAIIEKRSEHPIGVAIFEEGKKMFGNIPNPDKFEAIPGRGVMAEVEGNIFHIGTRKLMNEKGIDLGNVEPTIAKLEDEGKTAMLMSKNNAVQAVIAVADTLKENSKEAIEDLQRMGIEVYMITGDNQRTARAIARQAGITNVLAEVLPENKAEEVEKLKAEGKVVAMVGDGINDAPALATADIGMAIGTGTDVAIEAADITLMRGDLRAIAAAIRLSRKTMNKIKQNMFWAFFYNVIGIPFAALGFLNPMIAGGAMAFSSVSVVTNSLSLKRFNPNKNY